A region of Rhodoferax potami DNA encodes the following proteins:
- the pbpC gene encoding penicillin-binding protein 1C — protein sequence MRLVIATILIATSAASAWANATFEQVKTSYRPSDTLLLDRQGKVLHRLRTDATVRRGQWVALADVSPALRTALVLSEDKRFYEHSGVDWRAVSAAAWGNLWNTRTRGASTLTMQLAGLLDEDLRRGGGGRSVVQKVGQTLSAQSLERSCRKDQILEAYLNLVPFRGEMVGIDALSRSLFGKAPHGLDNREAAITAALIRAPNAKEAQVAQRACSVLSSLEAPAKTSTPTSKTAATTRAASGCDAIALMVSGTLSRREFAPSEGLAPHVARLLLRPPSAAGPEGASAPPTVRSSLSAPLQRFTQLTLQTQLRELAGRHVEDAAALVLDNASGEVLAWVNSSGPLSAAPEVDFVTSQRQPGSTLKPFLYGQALAERRITAASLLEDSAAQIQTSGGLYIPQNYDRQFKGWVSARTALGASLNVPAVRTLVMVSPDAFQKQLTRMGMPLKESGDFYGYSLALGSAETTLLDLTNSYRTLANGGRASPIRLTVGRTPPPFSPALDARAAFIVGDILSDPMARARTFGTDSVLATRFWAAVKTGTSKDMRDNWAVGYSQHYTVGVWVGNASGAPMWDVSGTTGAAPIWAAVMNQLHRQRNGRAPQPPAGLVQKTVTVEGEAPRTEWFISGTEQSSFDMEKEATRAYSTRAIGQNDSKNPGNNTTNTARITAPTSGTILALDPDIPPQAQRLSLEADGSNLRWLIDGKQVAKGNTALWLPWPGRHVIQIVDAKGKVLDQVRLEVRGAGVKGGAPAATAPPRRP from the coding sequence CTGCGCCTGGTTATTGCTACTATTTTGATAGCTACCAGCGCAGCATCCGCTTGGGCCAATGCCACTTTTGAGCAAGTAAAGACCAGCTACAGGCCCTCTGACACCTTGCTGCTCGACCGCCAAGGCAAAGTGCTGCACCGCCTGCGCACCGATGCCACGGTGCGCCGCGGGCAGTGGGTGGCGCTGGCCGATGTGTCGCCCGCCCTGCGCACGGCGCTGGTGCTTAGCGAGGACAAGCGCTTTTACGAGCACAGCGGGGTGGACTGGCGGGCCGTGTCCGCCGCTGCCTGGGGCAATCTGTGGAACACCCGCACCCGCGGAGCATCCACACTGACCATGCAGCTGGCGGGTTTGCTGGATGAGGACTTGCGGCGCGGTGGCGGCGGCCGCAGCGTGGTGCAAAAAGTGGGGCAAACCCTCTCGGCCCAAAGCCTGGAGCGCAGCTGTCGCAAAGACCAGATTCTGGAGGCCTACCTGAACCTGGTGCCCTTCCGCGGTGAGATGGTGGGCATTGATGCGCTGAGCCGCAGCCTGTTTGGCAAAGCGCCACATGGCCTGGACAACCGTGAAGCGGCGATCACGGCCGCCCTGATTCGCGCCCCCAATGCCAAAGAGGCCCAAGTGGCACAACGCGCCTGCAGTGTGCTCAGCAGCCTGGAGGCCCCTGCCAAAACATCAACACCCACATCAAAGACAGCAGCAACAACCAGAGCGGCCAGCGGCTGCGACGCCATCGCGCTGATGGTGTCTGGCACCCTGAGCCGCCGTGAGTTTGCCCCCAGCGAGGGCTTGGCCCCCCATGTGGCGCGGCTACTGCTTCGCCCTCCGAGTGCAGCAGGCCCCGAGGGCGCTTCTGCCCCGCCCACGGTGCGCAGCAGCTTGAGCGCGCCCCTGCAGCGCTTTACCCAACTCACCCTGCAAACGCAGCTGCGCGAGCTGGCCGGTCGCCATGTGGAAGATGCGGCCGCCCTGGTGCTGGACAACGCCAGTGGCGAGGTGCTGGCCTGGGTCAACAGCAGCGGCCCCCTGAGCGCTGCGCCTGAGGTGGACTTTGTGACCTCGCAGCGCCAGCCCGGATCCACGCTCAAGCCGTTTTTGTATGGGCAGGCGCTGGCCGAGCGGCGCATCACCGCCGCCTCCTTGCTCGAGGACTCTGCTGCCCAGATCCAGACGAGTGGTGGCCTGTACATCCCGCAGAACTACGACCGCCAGTTCAAAGGCTGGGTATCGGCCCGCACCGCACTGGGCGCCTCGCTCAATGTGCCGGCAGTGCGCACGCTGGTCATGGTGTCGCCCGACGCTTTTCAGAAACAGCTGACCCGCATGGGCATGCCGCTCAAAGAGAGCGGCGACTTTTATGGCTACAGCCTGGCCCTGGGCAGCGCAGAAACCACGCTGCTCGACCTGACCAACAGCTACCGCACACTGGCCAATGGCGGCCGCGCCAGCCCCATCCGCCTGACGGTGGGCCGCACGCCCCCGCCCTTCAGCCCGGCGCTGGATGCGCGGGCCGCGTTCATCGTGGGCGACATCCTCAGCGACCCCATGGCGCGTGCCCGCACCTTCGGCACCGACAGCGTGTTAGCCACCCGCTTTTGGGCGGCAGTCAAAACAGGCACCAGCAAAGACATGCGCGACAACTGGGCGGTGGGCTACAGCCAGCACTACACCGTGGGGGTGTGGGTAGGCAACGCCAGCGGCGCCCCCATGTGGGACGTGAGCGGCACCACCGGCGCGGCGCCCATTTGGGCCGCGGTGATGAACCAGCTCCACCGCCAACGCAACGGCCGCGCGCCCCAGCCACCCGCAGGTCTGGTGCAAAAAACGGTGACCGTAGAGGGCGAAGCACCGCGAACCGAGTGGTTCATCAGCGGCACCGAGCAAAGTAGTTTCGATATGGAAAAAGAAGCTACTCGCGCATATTCCACGAGGGCCATAGGCCAAAATGATTCAAAAAATCCCGGCAACAACACTACAAACACCGCCCGCATCACCGCGCCCACCAGCGGCACCATCCTCGCGCTGGACCCCGACATTCCGCCCCAGGCCCAGCGCCTGAGCCTGGAGGCCGATGGCAGCAATCTGCGCTGGCTGATCGACGGTAAACAAGTCGCAAAAGGCAACACCGCCCTCTGGCTGCCCTGGCCGGGGCGGCATGTGATTCAGATCGTGGACGCCAAAGGCAAGGTGCTCGACCAGGTGCGCCTGGAGGTGCGGGGCGCTGGCGTCAAGGGCGGCGCACCAGCCGCAACAGCCCCACCACGGCGGCCATAA
- a CDS encoding NADH:flavin oxidoreductase yields MSNAAPLFQPFAFKGLKLANRIVMAPMTRSFSPGGVPTPAVTEYYRKRAAAAVGLIVSEGTVVQRPSASNDPDVPHFWGDAALGAWQDVINSVHQAGGVMAPQLWHVGAARNPRTTWTAPPPVDSPSGLSRPGKAFGEPMTDEAIADTIAAFAKAAGAAKRLGFDTIELHGAHGYLIDQFFWEGTNARTDKYGGDLVARGRFAAEILKAVRAEVGPDYPVIIRLSQWKQQDYNARIAQTPDEMAAWLQPLADAGADIFHCSQRRFWEPEFEGSDLNFAGWAKKLTGRPTITVGSVGLSGEFIASFGGESSKPASLDELMRRFDRGDFDLVAVGRALISDPDWALKVRDGRMSELSDFSPAALGTLV; encoded by the coding sequence ATGTCTAACGCCGCACCCTTGTTCCAGCCCTTTGCCTTCAAAGGCTTGAAGCTGGCCAACCGCATTGTCATGGCACCCATGACCCGTTCTTTCTCGCCCGGCGGTGTGCCTACTCCGGCCGTCACCGAGTATTACCGCAAGCGCGCCGCTGCCGCGGTGGGCCTGATTGTTTCTGAGGGCACGGTGGTGCAGCGGCCGTCTGCCTCTAATGACCCGGATGTGCCGCACTTCTGGGGCGATGCCGCTTTGGGCGCTTGGCAAGACGTTATCAACTCAGTGCACCAGGCCGGTGGCGTGATGGCGCCGCAGCTCTGGCACGTGGGCGCTGCCCGCAACCCCCGCACCACCTGGACAGCGCCACCGCCCGTGGACTCGCCCTCCGGCCTGTCGCGTCCCGGCAAAGCCTTTGGCGAGCCGATGACCGACGAGGCCATTGCCGACACCATCGCTGCATTCGCCAAAGCCGCCGGTGCGGCCAAGCGCCTGGGCTTTGACACGATCGAGTTGCATGGAGCCCACGGCTATTTGATCGACCAGTTCTTTTGGGAAGGCACAAATGCGCGCACCGACAAATACGGTGGCGATTTGGTAGCCCGTGGCCGCTTTGCGGCTGAAATTTTGAAGGCCGTGCGCGCCGAAGTAGGGCCTGACTACCCGGTCATCATCCGCCTGTCGCAGTGGAAGCAGCAGGACTACAACGCCCGTATCGCTCAGACGCCTGACGAGATGGCCGCTTGGCTGCAGCCACTGGCGGATGCGGGTGCCGACATCTTCCATTGCTCGCAACGCCGCTTCTGGGAGCCGGAATTTGAAGGCTCCGACCTGAACTTTGCCGGCTGGGCCAAAAAGCTCACCGGCCGCCCCACCATCACTGTGGGCTCAGTGGGCCTGAGCGGCGAGTTCATCGCATCTTTTGGCGGCGAAAGCTCCAAGCCTGCGTCTTTGGATGAGTTGATGCGCCGTTTCGACCGTGGCGACTTTGATTTGGTGGCCGTGGGCCGCGCACTCATCAGCGACCCGGATTGGGCGCTGAAAGTGCGCGATGGCCGCATGTCCGAGCTGTCGGACTTTTCGCCCGCAGCGCTGGGGACCTTGGTCTAG
- a CDS encoding roadblock/LC7 domain-containing protein encodes MTQSHAVSPLLKNLAVREAQAFLNELTGIKAVVIATIDGFDIASATTGTIDASRIAAMASSISAIGAVVAQETSLGAANSVVINSDQGFVQVFTVNRKDVQLIVNVVSDSTGVLAQVAYRGRTMAQTLLTA; translated from the coding sequence ATGACCCAATCCCACGCTGTGAGCCCCCTGCTCAAAAACCTAGCGGTGCGAGAAGCACAAGCCTTTTTAAACGAACTCACCGGCATTAAAGCGGTGGTGATTGCAACGATCGATGGATTTGACATTGCTTCTGCGACCACCGGAACTATTGACGCTTCCCGGATTGCCGCCATGGCGAGCTCAATATCAGCAATCGGCGCCGTGGTGGCCCAAGAAACCTCATTAGGTGCGGCCAACAGCGTGGTCATCAATTCGGATCAGGGCTTTGTGCAAGTGTTCACTGTGAACCGCAAGGACGTGCAATTGATTGTGAATGTGGTCTCCGACTCCACCGGAGTTTTGGCCCAGGTAGCCTATCGCGGGCGGACCATGGCCCAAACCCTGCTGACGGCATGA
- a CDS encoding GTP-binding protein, translating into MREHKILITGTMGAGKTTAIAAISDTPPITTDVVNTDTTHTKAKTTVGLDFGTVQLDSGERLRIFGTPGQERFDFLWGVLATNALGIIILVDNSRPTPLQDLNKYLEGFHKELQNSPCVIGVGRTETHLSPSIDDYADFLFEHNHLIPIIPVDVRRRSDVLLLIDSLLMQVEAMD; encoded by the coding sequence ATGAGAGAACACAAAATCCTGATCACAGGCACTATGGGCGCCGGTAAAACCACCGCCATAGCGGCTATCAGTGATACCCCGCCTATCACCACGGATGTGGTTAATACTGACACCACGCATACGAAAGCCAAAACCACGGTAGGGCTGGATTTTGGTACGGTGCAGCTCGACAGCGGGGAAAGGCTGCGGATATTCGGCACCCCCGGACAAGAGCGCTTTGATTTCTTGTGGGGCGTACTGGCCACCAATGCGCTGGGAATCATTATTCTGGTGGACAACTCACGTCCTACCCCCCTGCAAGACCTGAACAAATACCTCGAAGGTTTTCATAAAGAGCTGCAGAACAGCCCTTGCGTGATTGGCGTAGGCCGAACTGAAACCCATCTGTCCCCGTCAATCGACGACTACGCCGATTTCCTGTTTGAACACAACCACTTGATTCCGATCATCCCGGTAGATGTGCGCCGACGTTCCGACGTGCTACTTCTGATCGACTCCTTGCTGATGCAAGTAGAGGCTATGGATTGA
- a CDS encoding EAL domain-containing protein — MPQASLPDNESRRLAALHDLGILDTAPERAFDALVQAAAVVCNVPISLISLVDTERQWFKANVGLPGVTETPRALAFCAHAILGDEILEVPDATADVRFADNALVTGNPDIRFYAGVPLRLGDGTHAGTFCVIDRVPRQLTEQQREILTHLAAAAVHALEGRRAIEHERQLHLEAQRTAQILAENELRFRALSEVSPLGVFATDAQGACTYTNSRWQEIYGLDYYQSLGDGWMQALHPDDRMAVFTEWQQTALQRLEFDAEFRISRGDGEVRTVRARARANQDESGHVTGYVGSVEDITERKRQDDALRQSEQRLQRTGQVARVGGWELDLATGALVWSGQTHEIHGVPPDFVPEIATAINFYAPEARPVIQAAVETAMATGEGWDLELPFIQADGTEIWVRAVGAAEFDNGAPVRLVGTFQDITRLHNIRADLARQHELLRVTLQSIGDAVITTDAAGEITWLNPVAERMTGWLNTEAKGKPIGYVFHIVNEETRAPTENPVTTCLAQGKTTGLAHQTVLISREGQEYGIEDSAAPIRSDSGEILGVVLVFHDVTEQRRLSGEMSFRATHDALTGLVNRTEFETRLRNVLNRAHEDRSNHALLFIDLDQFKLVNDACGHSVGDQLLQQVSKLLSEVVRARDTLARLGGDEFGVILEHCSAEHAQRVAQQICERMDDFRFIHDGKRFRIGTSIGLVPVDNRWANVAAAMQAADISCYAAKDAGRNRVHAWFDTDLAMHARHGEMQWAARLEQALDENRFVLYAQRITALDDGVHGLHAEVLVRLRETDGSLVQPGAFLPAAERFHLASRVDRWVLKHAIQCLRDTPHLSGIDTLCVNLSGQSIGDRAFHRLAFEKLQNAGPAICQRICLEITETAAVTNMADASVFIEQAKKLGLRIALDDFGAGASSFGYLKNLSVDFLKIDGQFVRDVIDDPLDDAAVRCFAAVAQVVGVKTVAEFVDRAEVLERVRAIGIDFVQGYYLHQPEPIADVLALAPNPIR, encoded by the coding sequence ATGCCACAAGCCTCCCTTCCGGACAACGAATCCCGACGACTCGCGGCCCTTCACGACCTCGGCATTCTTGACACTGCGCCCGAGCGGGCATTCGACGCCTTGGTGCAAGCAGCAGCGGTGGTCTGCAATGTGCCGATCTCGTTGATCAGCCTGGTCGATACAGAGCGCCAGTGGTTCAAAGCCAATGTCGGGCTCCCCGGTGTCACGGAGACGCCGCGCGCACTCGCGTTTTGCGCGCACGCCATTTTGGGCGATGAGATTTTGGAGGTTCCTGACGCCACCGCAGATGTGCGCTTTGCCGACAACGCCTTGGTCACTGGCAACCCGGATATACGGTTTTATGCAGGCGTCCCCCTGCGGCTGGGTGACGGCACCCATGCGGGCACCTTTTGTGTGATTGACCGCGTACCCCGCCAACTCACGGAGCAACAGCGCGAAATTCTGACCCACCTGGCTGCCGCCGCCGTGCATGCACTCGAAGGGCGCCGTGCCATTGAACATGAGCGGCAGCTGCATCTGGAAGCTCAAAGAACGGCACAAATCTTGGCCGAGAACGAATTGCGCTTCCGGGCATTGAGTGAGGTGTCCCCCCTCGGTGTTTTTGCAACCGATGCGCAAGGCGCGTGCACCTATACCAACTCACGCTGGCAAGAGATTTACGGCTTGGACTACTACCAGAGCCTGGGCGACGGATGGATGCAGGCCCTGCACCCTGACGACCGGATGGCAGTGTTCACTGAGTGGCAACAAACCGCCCTGCAGCGGCTCGAGTTTGACGCGGAATTCCGCATCTCGCGCGGCGACGGAGAAGTCCGCACAGTGCGGGCGCGAGCGAGAGCCAACCAAGACGAGTCAGGCCATGTCACCGGCTATGTGGGCTCGGTGGAAGACATTACTGAACGCAAACGCCAGGACGACGCGCTGCGCCAAAGCGAGCAGCGCTTGCAGCGCACAGGTCAAGTGGCGCGCGTGGGTGGCTGGGAGCTGGACCTGGCCACAGGCGCACTGGTCTGGTCAGGCCAGACCCATGAAATTCATGGGGTCCCACCTGACTTTGTGCCGGAAATTGCCACAGCGATCAACTTCTACGCGCCAGAAGCCAGGCCCGTAATACAAGCCGCCGTAGAGACGGCGATGGCAACTGGCGAGGGCTGGGACTTGGAGCTCCCCTTCATCCAAGCAGATGGCACTGAAATATGGGTGCGCGCCGTCGGCGCCGCTGAGTTCGATAACGGCGCTCCGGTGCGCCTGGTCGGCACGTTTCAAGACATCACCAGACTGCACAACATCAGAGCAGACCTTGCCCGCCAGCACGAGCTGTTGCGCGTCACGCTGCAGTCCATTGGCGACGCCGTCATCACCACCGACGCAGCGGGCGAGATCACCTGGCTCAACCCGGTGGCTGAGCGCATGACGGGCTGGCTGAACACGGAAGCCAAGGGCAAGCCCATCGGGTATGTGTTCCACATCGTCAATGAAGAGACCCGCGCCCCCACAGAAAACCCGGTGACCACCTGCCTAGCCCAAGGAAAAACCACCGGCTTGGCACACCAAACCGTTTTGATCTCCCGTGAAGGCCAGGAGTACGGCATCGAAGACTCGGCCGCCCCCATCCGCAGCGATAGCGGCGAGATTCTGGGCGTCGTATTGGTGTTTCACGATGTCACCGAACAGCGCCGTCTTAGCGGCGAAATGAGCTTCCGTGCGACCCACGATGCACTCACCGGCCTGGTCAACCGGACCGAGTTTGAGACGCGACTGCGCAATGTGCTCAACCGCGCCCACGAAGATCGAAGCAATCACGCGCTTTTGTTCATTGACCTGGACCAATTCAAGCTCGTCAACGATGCCTGCGGCCACTCCGTAGGCGACCAGCTGTTGCAGCAAGTGAGCAAACTGCTGAGCGAGGTGGTCCGCGCCCGTGACACATTGGCACGCTTGGGCGGTGATGAGTTTGGGGTGATCTTGGAGCATTGCTCTGCCGAGCATGCGCAACGCGTGGCTCAGCAAATTTGTGAGCGCATGGACGACTTCCGCTTCATCCATGACGGCAAACGATTCCGCATCGGAACCAGCATTGGCCTGGTGCCGGTGGACAACCGGTGGGCCAATGTCGCCGCCGCAATGCAGGCTGCAGACATCTCTTGCTACGCCGCCAAAGACGCAGGCCGCAACCGGGTGCACGCCTGGTTTGACACCGATCTTGCGATGCACGCCCGCCACGGCGAAATGCAGTGGGCCGCCCGCCTTGAACAAGCCTTGGACGAAAACCGGTTTGTCTTGTACGCACAGCGGATCACCGCCTTGGACGATGGCGTGCATGGTCTCCATGCAGAGGTGCTGGTGCGCTTGCGCGAGACCGACGGAAGCCTGGTGCAACCCGGCGCATTCCTGCCCGCGGCAGAACGGTTTCACCTGGCATCGCGCGTCGACCGTTGGGTGCTTAAGCACGCCATCCAGTGCCTGCGGGATACGCCACATCTGTCAGGCATCGACACCTTGTGCGTCAACCTCTCCGGGCAATCTATCGGCGACAGGGCATTCCACCGCCTGGCGTTTGAGAAGCTGCAAAACGCAGGTCCGGCCATCTGCCAGAGAATTTGCCTAGAGATTACTGAGACCGCAGCGGTCACCAATATGGCCGATGCCAGCGTATTTATCGAGCAGGCCAAAAAGCTCGGCTTGCGCATTGCGCTGGACGACTTCGGCGCCGGCGCGTCATCCTTTGGCTACCTGAAGAACCTCAGCGTTGACTTTTTGAAGATTGACGGACAGTTCGTCCGCGACGTCATTGACGACCCCTTGGACGACGCAGCAGTCCGCTGTTTTGCAGCGGTAGCCCAAGTCGTAGGTGTTAAAACTGTTGCCGAATTCGTGGACCGGGCGGAGGTTCTTGAACGGGTTCGCGCTATTGGCATCGATTTCGTACAGGGTTACTACCTACATCAACCCGAACCCATTGCAGACGTTTTGGCCTTGGCGCCCAATCCGATCCGTTAA
- a CDS encoding DUF1304 domain-containing protein → MFNERKTTLPIVAQALIALVCLIHVYIFLLETVLYKSRGVKVFAIPPSEVESRKVAMSNQGCYNGFLAAALLLGLVYPDPAIAKAFALFGLACVAVAGVWGAVTVMVRILYIQTVPAVLGLAAIYWL, encoded by the coding sequence ATGTTCAATGAAAGGAAAACTACTTTGCCCATAGTCGCCCAAGCTCTCATCGCGCTGGTCTGCCTGATCCACGTGTACATCTTTCTGCTGGAAACCGTGCTCTACAAGAGCCGGGGGGTGAAGGTCTTTGCCATTCCGCCCTCTGAGGTGGAGTCGCGCAAGGTGGCCATGTCCAACCAGGGCTGCTACAACGGATTTTTGGCCGCTGCCCTGTTGCTGGGCCTGGTCTACCCTGACCCGGCGATTGCCAAGGCTTTTGCCCTATTTGGTTTGGCCTGTGTGGCGGTGGCAGGCGTGTGGGGTGCTGTGACGGTGATGGTTCGGATTTTGTACATCCAGACCGTGCCCGCGGTACTGGGCTTAGCCGCCATCTATTGGCTGTGA
- a CDS encoding PEP-CTERM sorting domain-containing protein: MLNVKKILVAASVFAATLASANTTVLTFDDLQTNGGVVQMPQHYGGLTWDFSSNWSIGWQVWDTAQYSYPAASGDNVAFAHSNEIGVSFANASVFNGAFFGGHTTASFDLYLNNQLVASSPVGSMGTSGNAAQWIGSGYSGLVDRVHVKTYGGRSDWVMDNFTFTTAVPEPETYAMLLAGIGLIGSIVKRRKQNAV; the protein is encoded by the coding sequence TTGTTAAACGTCAAAAAAATCTTGGTTGCTGCATCGGTGTTTGCGGCAACTTTGGCCAGTGCTAACACAACTGTGCTTACTTTCGATGATCTACAAACGAATGGTGGCGTAGTGCAAATGCCCCAGCACTATGGCGGTCTGACATGGGATTTCAGTTCAAACTGGAGTATCGGTTGGCAAGTTTGGGATACCGCTCAATACAGCTACCCAGCAGCAAGCGGCGACAACGTAGCTTTCGCCCACTCCAATGAAATAGGGGTATCTTTTGCCAATGCATCGGTGTTCAACGGCGCATTTTTCGGAGGCCATACAACTGCCAGCTTCGACCTTTATCTGAACAACCAGTTAGTAGCGTCCAGCCCGGTAGGTTCAATGGGCACCAGTGGCAACGCTGCCCAATGGATTGGTAGCGGATATTCTGGGCTGGTGGATCGTGTCCACGTTAAAACCTACGGTGGTCGGAGCGATTGGGTGATGGACAACTTCACATTCACAACCGCCGTACCAGAGCCCGAGACCTACGCCATGCTGTTGGCTGGTATAGGACTGATTGGGTCGATTGTTAAGCGACGCAAGCAGAACGCGGTCTAA